The Callospermophilus lateralis isolate mCalLat2 chromosome 15, mCalLat2.hap1, whole genome shotgun sequence genome window below encodes:
- the Tspan14 gene encoding tetraspanin-14 isoform X1 → MHYYRYSNAEVSCWYKYLLFSYNIVFWVNDFAIYCLHDVPLLTTGSRTMGQKSWTKIFKFLAGVVFLGVGLWAWSEKGVLSDLTKVTRLHGIDPVVLVLMVGVVMFTLGFAGCVGALRENICLLKFFCGAIVLIFFLELAVAVLAFLFQDWVRDRFREFFESNIRSYRDDIDLQNLIDSLQKANQCCGAYGPEDWDLNVYFNCSGASYSREKCGVPFSCCVPDPAQKVVNTQCGYDVRIQLKSKWDEFIFTKGCIQALEGWLPRNIYIVAGVFIAISLLQIFGIFLARTLISDIEAVKAGHYF, encoded by the exons ATGCACTATTACAGATACTCAAATGCCGAGGTCAGCTGCTGGTACAAGTACCTCCTCTTCAGCTACAACATCGTCTTCTGG GTGAATGATTTTGCCATATACTGCCTCCATGATGTGCCGCTTCTGACCACAGGCTCCAGAACAATGGGCCAAAAGTCATGGACTAAAATCTTCAAattt TTGGCTGGAGTTGTCTTCCTTGGAGTTGGACTCTGGGCATGGAGTGAAAAG GGTGTACTGTCTGACCTCACCAAAGTGACTCGGCTACATGGAATAGACCCTGTGGTGCTGGTCCTGATGGTGGGCGTGGTGATGTTCACACTGGGGTTCGCTGGCTGTGTGGGGGCCCTACGGGAGAACATCTGCCTGCTCAAGTTT TTCTGTGGTGCCATCGTGCTCATCTTCTTCCTGGAGCTGGCTGTGGCTGTGCTGGCCTTCTTGTTCCAGGACTGGGTAAGGGATCGGTTCCGGGAGTTCTTTGAGAGCAACATCAGATCCTACCGGGACGACATCGACCTGCAGAACCTCATCGACTCCCTTCAGAAAGCT AACCAGTGCTGTGGAGCCTATGGCCCTGAAGACTGGGACCTTAACGTCTATTTCAACTGCAGTGGTGCCAGCTATAGTCGCGAGAAGTGTGGGGTTCCCTTCTCCTGCTGTGTGCCGGATCCTGCG CAAAAAGTTGTGAACACACAGTGTGGATACGATGTCAGGATTCAG CTGAAGAGCAAGTGGGACGAGTTCATCTTCACCAAAGGCTGCATCCAGGCGCTGGAGGGCTGGCTTCCGAGGAACATTTACATCGTGGCTGGTGTTTTTATCGCCATCTCTCTGCTTCAG ATATTTGGCATCTTCCTGGCAAGGACCCTGATCTCAGACATCGAGGCGGTGAAGGCCGGCCATTACTTCTGA
- the Tspan14 gene encoding tetraspanin-14 isoform X2 produces MHYYRYSNAEVSCWYKYLLFSYNIVFWLAGVVFLGVGLWAWSEKGVLSDLTKVTRLHGIDPVVLVLMVGVVMFTLGFAGCVGALRENICLLKFFCGAIVLIFFLELAVAVLAFLFQDWVRDRFREFFESNIRSYRDDIDLQNLIDSLQKANQCCGAYGPEDWDLNVYFNCSGASYSREKCGVPFSCCVPDPAQKVVNTQCGYDVRIQLKSKWDEFIFTKGCIQALEGWLPRNIYIVAGVFIAISLLQIFGIFLARTLISDIEAVKAGHYF; encoded by the exons ATGCACTATTACAGATACTCAAATGCCGAGGTCAGCTGCTGGTACAAGTACCTCCTCTTCAGCTACAACATCGTCTTCTGG TTGGCTGGAGTTGTCTTCCTTGGAGTTGGACTCTGGGCATGGAGTGAAAAG GGTGTACTGTCTGACCTCACCAAAGTGACTCGGCTACATGGAATAGACCCTGTGGTGCTGGTCCTGATGGTGGGCGTGGTGATGTTCACACTGGGGTTCGCTGGCTGTGTGGGGGCCCTACGGGAGAACATCTGCCTGCTCAAGTTT TTCTGTGGTGCCATCGTGCTCATCTTCTTCCTGGAGCTGGCTGTGGCTGTGCTGGCCTTCTTGTTCCAGGACTGGGTAAGGGATCGGTTCCGGGAGTTCTTTGAGAGCAACATCAGATCCTACCGGGACGACATCGACCTGCAGAACCTCATCGACTCCCTTCAGAAAGCT AACCAGTGCTGTGGAGCCTATGGCCCTGAAGACTGGGACCTTAACGTCTATTTCAACTGCAGTGGTGCCAGCTATAGTCGCGAGAAGTGTGGGGTTCCCTTCTCCTGCTGTGTGCCGGATCCTGCG CAAAAAGTTGTGAACACACAGTGTGGATACGATGTCAGGATTCAG CTGAAGAGCAAGTGGGACGAGTTCATCTTCACCAAAGGCTGCATCCAGGCGCTGGAGGGCTGGCTTCCGAGGAACATTTACATCGTGGCTGGTGTTTTTATCGCCATCTCTCTGCTTCAG ATATTTGGCATCTTCCTGGCAAGGACCCTGATCTCAGACATCGAGGCGGTGAAGGCCGGCCATTACTTCTGA